The following proteins come from a genomic window of Oceanivirga salmonicida:
- a CDS encoding S1 RNA-binding domain-containing protein: protein MSLELNKEYVGRVVKIVNFGAFVELEPGVQGLLHISEIRDRRIKSVEDEISENEEVTVKVISLDNDRIGLSMKRVGQE, encoded by the coding sequence GTGAGTTTAGAATTAAACAAAGAGTATGTAGGTCGTGTAGTTAAGATAGTTAACTTTGGAGCATTTGTAGAGTTAGAACCAGGTGTTCAAGGATTGTTGCACATATCAGAAATCAGAGACAGAAGAATAAAAAGTGTTGAAGATGAAATAAGTGAGAATGAAGAAGTAACTGTAAAAGTTATAAGTTTGGACAATGATAGAATTGGTTTAAGCATGAAAAGAGTAGGGCAAGAATAG